In a single window of the Anaerocolumna cellulosilytica genome:
- a CDS encoding CTP synthase C-terminal region-related (seleno)protein, which yields MNKITIGIIGDYEENRPSHIATNKALADCGAFFGIDLLIQWLPTPMLMEDGHKKLSEIDGFIGAPGSPYKSIEGALWAIRFAREGNYPFLGTCGGFQHAVLEFARNVIGIKQAGHAETNPDYSDIFITPLSCSLVGETRKIYINEKTIMHELYKEKEAVERYNCSFGLNKSYQAMLEDYGFITGAADSSMEARILVLNDKKFYVATLFQPQLNSPENKPHKLIQAFLQNAKDFNTIRIG from the coding sequence ATGAATAAAATTACGATAGGTATTATTGGCGATTATGAAGAGAACCGTCCATCCCACATAGCTACAAATAAAGCGTTAGCTGATTGTGGTGCTTTTTTTGGAATTGACCTGCTAATTCAATGGCTTCCTACGCCTATGCTGATGGAGGATGGTCATAAAAAGCTAAGTGAAATAGATGGTTTTATAGGAGCTCCTGGTAGCCCTTATAAAAGTATAGAGGGTGCTCTTTGGGCTATTCGCTTTGCCAGAGAAGGTAATTATCCATTTCTGGGTACTTGCGGAGGATTTCAACATGCAGTTCTGGAGTTTGCCCGCAATGTGATTGGAATTAAGCAAGCAGGGCATGCAGAGACAAACCCGGACTATAGTGATATATTCATCACTCCGCTATCCTGTTCTTTGGTTGGAGAAACACGAAAAATTTACATAAACGAAAAAACTATTATGCATGAACTGTATAAAGAAAAGGAGGCTGTAGAGAGATATAACTGTAGCTTTGGATTGAATAAAAGCTATCAAGCTATGCTTGAAGACTATGGATTCATAACTGGTGCTGCTGATTCATCCATGGAAGCAAGAATACTTGTACTAAACGATAAAAAGTTCTATGTTGCAACCTTATTTCAACCCCAGTTAAACTCGCCTGAGAATAAACCGCATAAACTAATCCAGGCTTTTTTACAAAATGCCAAAGATTTTAATACAATTAGAATTGGTTAG
- a CDS encoding glycoside hydrolase family 113, with protein MPNDWSLDGDINLQGQAEWYKKMFEKTAKRDWAWKQYHIEDADKDSGYDLYGKPAEAVVKEYYRRKG; from the coding sequence ATTCCTAACGATTGGAGTCTAGATGGAGACATTAATCTACAGGGGCAGGCAGAATGGTACAAGAAAATGTTTGAAAAAACAGCAAAAAGAGATTGGGCATGGAAGCAATACCATATAGAAGATGCGGATAAAGACTCCGGGTATGATTTATACGGCAAGCCTGCTGAGGCTGTCGTAAAGGAGTATTACCGCAGAAAAGGGTAA
- a CDS encoding MerR family transcriptional regulator → MHYTIKQVSEKTGLSIYTLRYYDKEGLLPLIKRSKSGIRRFSDNDISWLKLICCLKNSGMPIEQIKEFMNLCLQGNKTAETRKNIMLAHREKILEQMKQLESSLHTIDYKIDHYKEIGIFHIDASNN, encoded by the coding sequence ATGCACTATACCATCAAACAGGTTTCGGAAAAAACCGGCTTATCCATATATACTTTGCGTTACTATGACAAGGAGGGGCTTCTACCTCTTATAAAACGAAGTAAAAGTGGCATACGCAGATTCTCAGATAATGATATCTCCTGGCTTAAACTAATCTGCTGCCTAAAGAATTCCGGTATGCCTATTGAACAGATAAAAGAGTTTATGAATTTATGCCTGCAAGGAAATAAAACAGCTGAGACTCGCAAAAATATTATGCTAGCCCACAGAGAAAAAATTCTGGAACAGATGAAGCAGCTTGAAAGTAGTCTACATACGATTGATTATAAAATCGACCATTACAAAGAAATAGGTATTTTTCACATTGATGCCAGTAATAATTAA
- a CDS encoding putative ABC exporter domain-containing protein, whose translation MKALGYLLLMTLKNRILSLKKKPAMLILYLVITAFVVVMVVFSGTSEISGAAVRHGDIRILYSIIVGVGLLFLYSFVSTGISTGSTLFNMADVGLLFVSPLSSKKILVYGLIKQAATTLVSALFILYQVGNLKSSFGMGITNITHVFLVYAILVFFCQLLSIAIYIFTNGNRERKQLVKGVFIVFLLLILAGIYYQYTVHGDILVCLLSLMEFKPFQFLPVVGWAVMFMQASIEGSIVYLLVSLALFLGSSIAIIALFTSGEADYYEDVLHSTEVNYEKLEKVKEGKTFVSNRKIKVKDAVTGLQKGKGHTAIFYKHLLEVRRGNRFAYLDTYTLLASAGAGILCYFVQESFSVYIVLGILVYIQFFTTILGKLSMELTKPYIYMIPEKSIKKVLMASMTTLLKPCFDAVVIFTVVCIFSKTSPLLNLFLALAYASTGALFVGYTLLCQRVFGGQPNKLIQATLGLALLFLVMAPGIGTSVAAIAFLPSALIFLGTLPYTFCCLVISAGIFAGCGNLLDKAEYGGK comes from the coding sequence ATGAAAGCATTAGGATATCTTTTACTTATGACTTTAAAAAACCGAATTTTAAGTCTAAAAAAGAAGCCTGCCATGCTTATCCTCTATCTTGTCATAACGGCATTTGTAGTAGTTATGGTGGTGTTTTCCGGTACTTCTGAAATTTCCGGTGCAGCAGTTAGACATGGGGATATCCGTATTCTGTATTCCATTATTGTAGGAGTAGGGTTACTGTTTTTGTATTCTTTTGTGTCTACCGGTATATCTACCGGATCTACATTGTTTAATATGGCAGATGTCGGACTTCTTTTTGTATCACCGCTATCATCCAAAAAGATACTGGTTTATGGTCTGATTAAGCAAGCAGCAACTACTTTGGTCAGTGCCTTATTTATCCTTTATCAAGTAGGAAACTTAAAATCTTCCTTTGGTATGGGGATTACTAATATAACCCATGTCTTTTTAGTATATGCCATACTTGTTTTTTTCTGTCAGTTGTTATCTATAGCTATTTATATCTTTACCAATGGAAATAGAGAAAGAAAGCAGTTGGTTAAGGGTGTTTTTATTGTATTTTTATTACTTATACTGGCAGGTATTTATTATCAGTATACGGTTCATGGTGATATTTTAGTATGTTTGTTAAGCCTGATGGAATTTAAGCCATTTCAATTCCTGCCTGTAGTAGGCTGGGCAGTCATGTTTATGCAAGCTTCAATTGAGGGGAGTATAGTTTATTTACTGGTGTCTCTTGCCCTCTTTCTGGGAAGCAGTATTGCTATTATTGCTTTATTTACTTCCGGTGAAGCCGACTATTATGAAGATGTGCTTCACAGTACAGAGGTAAATTATGAAAAACTGGAAAAGGTAAAAGAAGGTAAAACATTCGTTTCTAACCGAAAGATTAAAGTCAAAGACGCAGTGACGGGACTGCAAAAAGGCAAAGGGCATACAGCTATCTTTTACAAGCACCTTTTAGAAGTAAGACGGGGAAACCGTTTTGCATATTTAGATACGTATACGTTGTTAGCATCAGCAGGTGCAGGAATTCTGTGTTATTTTGTACAGGAAAGTTTTTCAGTGTATATTGTACTTGGGATATTGGTTTATATTCAGTTCTTTACAACAATACTTGGTAAGCTTTCAATGGAGCTGACTAAACCATATATTTATATGATTCCAGAAAAGTCCATTAAAAAAGTGTTAATGGCATCTATGACAACATTGCTAAAGCCGTGTTTCGATGCCGTGGTAATTTTTACAGTTGTATGTATTTTTTCAAAAACCTCACCGCTTCTTAACCTATTTCTGGCTTTAGCCTATGCATCAACAGGAGCATTGTTTGTTGGGTATACCTTGTTATGCCAGCGGGTATTCGGAGGACAACCAAACAAATTAATACAAGCAACGTTAGGACTTGCTTTGCTCTTTTTGGTAATGGCACCGGGAATTGGAACAAGTGTTGCCGCAATCGCATTTTTACCATCTGCGCTGATTTTTCTTGGTACATTGCCCTATACGTTCTGCTGCCTAGTAATCAGTGCCGGTATATTTGCAGGCTGCGGCAATCTATTGGATAAAGCAGAATATGGGGGGAAATAG
- a CDS encoding ABC transporter ATP-binding protein has protein sequence MIEVRNVTKRYGKFLANDNLSFTVNPGEISILAGPNGAGKSTIIKSIAGLLRFEGEILINGKRNKSVEAKKTLGYIPEFPALYDMLTIWEHMEFIGRAYSLSDWKERAEGLFDRFELADKKKKLGNELSKGMQQKVSICCGLLPNPQVLLFDEPLVGLDPHAIKELKALLVEIKRQGAAILLSTHMLDSVSEFWDSTNIMMNGKFAARRTREEVAGSGEDLEKLFFEITESVKEKENKVGV, from the coding sequence ATGATAGAAGTTAGGAATGTGACAAAACGTTACGGAAAATTTTTGGCAAATGATAATCTAAGCTTTACGGTTAACCCGGGGGAAATATCCATTCTGGCAGGACCAAATGGTGCAGGAAAATCAACCATAATTAAAAGCATAGCTGGATTATTACGTTTTGAGGGAGAGATACTGATTAATGGTAAGAGGAATAAGTCGGTGGAGGCAAAAAAGACACTTGGCTATATACCTGAATTCCCGGCACTCTATGACATGCTGACAATATGGGAGCATATGGAGTTTATTGGGAGGGCATATTCTTTAAGTGATTGGAAGGAGAGAGCTGAAGGATTATTTGACAGATTTGAGTTAGCAGATAAAAAGAAGAAACTGGGCAATGAATTGTCAAAGGGTATGCAGCAAAAGGTAAGTATCTGCTGCGGTCTGCTGCCAAATCCCCAGGTGTTATTATTTGATGAACCGCTGGTTGGCTTAGATCCACATGCAATAAAGGAACTAAAAGCATTATTAGTAGAAATAAAAAGACAAGGTGCAGCCATATTACTTAGTACCCATATGCTGGATAGCGTTTCAGAATTTTGGGATAGTACCAATATTATGATGAATGGGAAATTTGCTGCCAGAAGAACCAGGGAAGAAGTGGCTGGAAGCGGAGAAGACTTAGAAAAGCTGTTCTTTGAAATCACAGAAAGCGTCAAAGAGAAAGAGAATAAGGTGGGTGTATGA
- the pdxR gene encoding MocR-like pyridoxine biosynthesis transcription factor PdxR, which translates to MLTIILNTASTIPLYEQIYTFIRDEIKAGRLCYRDKLPSTRNLAANLGVSRNTVDMAYAQLLSEGYIESVPKSGYYISMITELTHIKTPPKSKQPQAAKYNQPYLYDFSPFAIDINSFPYNIWRKLSKNCMNESNNDLFLLGDNQGDESLRKAITDYLYSSRGVNCTPEQIIVGAGADYLLQLLAQLFHMMHTERNRFTDIKETKDSITDGYSNSLTIAMENPAYKRAFRIFKGLAFNTVPISLDQNGIKIEELEDSAANLVYVTPSHQYPLGIVMSIKRRLELLQWACKVPNRYIIEDDHDSEFRYKGKPIPALQGIDSNGNVIYLGTFSRAIAPAIRIGYMVLPKRLLALYKKHLFYYSSTVSRMDQYILTHFINDGYFERHLNKIRKLYKNKHDSLIQNLKPFKGSLIIEGENAGLHLVLRLKTKLSEEELTELAAKSGIRLYGLKEHYISHTEPYSTTTFLLGYANMAESEIQKGIQLLYKVLKDYLLP; encoded by the coding sequence ATGTTAACTATAATCCTTAATACAGCCTCTACTATCCCCTTATACGAGCAGATATATACTTTCATTCGTGATGAAATAAAAGCCGGCCGGTTATGCTATCGTGACAAGTTACCCTCTACCAGAAATTTGGCGGCGAATTTAGGAGTCAGCCGAAATACGGTAGACATGGCGTATGCACAACTTCTATCGGAAGGATATATAGAATCTGTACCCAAAAGCGGTTACTATATTTCAATGATAACAGAACTGACCCATATCAAAACACCTCCCAAGAGTAAACAGCCTCAAGCAGCGAAGTACAATCAGCCCTATCTCTACGACTTTTCACCTTTTGCCATTGATATTAACAGCTTTCCCTATAACATCTGGCGTAAATTGTCCAAGAATTGTATGAATGAATCCAATAATGACTTGTTTTTACTTGGAGATAATCAAGGGGATGAAAGTCTTCGAAAGGCAATCACCGATTACCTTTATAGTTCCAGAGGAGTTAACTGTACCCCGGAGCAAATTATTGTAGGTGCAGGTGCAGATTACCTGCTACAACTTTTAGCACAATTATTTCATATGATGCATACTGAGAGAAATAGATTCACAGATATAAAAGAAACAAAAGACAGCATAACCGATGGATATAGTAACTCATTAACTATTGCAATGGAAAACCCCGCTTATAAAAGAGCTTTCCGAATATTTAAGGGTCTTGCGTTCAATACCGTTCCCATCAGCCTTGACCAAAACGGAATAAAAATAGAGGAACTGGAAGACTCAGCAGCTAACCTTGTATATGTTACCCCTTCCCACCAGTATCCTCTTGGTATAGTTATGTCTATAAAACGAAGGTTAGAACTGCTGCAATGGGCTTGCAAAGTCCCAAATCGTTACATTATTGAAGACGACCACGACAGCGAATTCCGTTACAAAGGGAAACCCATACCTGCCTTACAGGGAATCGATTCCAACGGCAATGTAATTTATCTCGGAACTTTTTCCAGAGCTATTGCTCCCGCTATTCGTATTGGTTACATGGTACTACCTAAAAGGCTGTTAGCACTTTATAAAAAACATCTGTTTTACTATTCCTCCACCGTTTCTCGAATGGACCAGTATATTCTGACTCATTTTATTAACGACGGATATTTTGAACGGCATCTGAACAAGATACGTAAGCTCTATAAAAACAAGCATGATAGCCTTATACAAAATCTAAAGCCTTTTAAAGGTTCTTTGATAATAGAAGGTGAGAATGCCGGATTGCATCTTGTTCTGCGTTTAAAAACAAAACTATCAGAAGAAGAACTTACAGAACTAGCAGCAAAGAGCGGTATTCGACTCTATGGCTTAAAGGAGCATTATATATCCCATACCGAACCTTATTCAACAACTACATTTTTACTAGGCTATGCAAACATGGCTGAAAGTGAAATTCAAAAGGGCATCCAACTATTATATAAGGTTTTAAAGGATTATTTACTGCCTTAG
- a CDS encoding bifunctional riboflavin kinase/FAD synthetase, with product MEYITGRTDFKLSNSVVSLGKFDGLHRGHQLLLNKILEQKKFGYQAVMFTFMYHPQNLFSEKELDLIYTEEEKKYILQKSGLDVLVSYPFTEETASMEPEQFVKEVLIDKLDSKMIVVGRDFCFGHQRKGNVELLKKLSITYGYELVVYDKIMEGDQVISSSFIRSEIAEGRLENANQFLGNPYTIMGVVQHGRKIGHTLGFPTTNLIPEKNKLLPPSGVYASITTVNGRKYPGVTNIGFNPTVGKTPEKRVETFIFDFNSDLYDTFIEVALYARERGEVKYQTLDELRAQMKKDIVYGRDYFEKHPY from the coding sequence ATGGAATATATTACAGGAAGAACAGATTTTAAGCTTAGCAATTCTGTTGTTTCCCTCGGAAAATTTGATGGTCTGCATCGCGGACATCAACTTTTACTGAACAAAATTTTAGAACAGAAAAAGTTTGGATATCAGGCTGTGATGTTTACATTTATGTACCATCCCCAAAATCTGTTTTCTGAAAAAGAACTTGATTTAATTTATACAGAGGAAGAAAAAAAGTATATTTTGCAAAAAAGTGGACTGGATGTGCTAGTTTCTTATCCTTTTACCGAGGAAACTGCTTCTATGGAGCCGGAACAGTTTGTAAAAGAGGTTTTGATTGATAAACTGGATTCGAAGATGATAGTTGTAGGGAGAGACTTTTGTTTTGGACACCAGAGGAAAGGAAATGTAGAATTATTAAAGAAACTTTCTATCACATACGGTTATGAACTGGTTGTTTATGACAAAATAATGGAAGGTGATCAGGTAATCAGCAGCTCCTTTATTCGAAGTGAAATTGCAGAGGGAAGATTGGAAAATGCCAATCAGTTTTTAGGAAATCCCTATACAATTATGGGAGTTGTACAGCATGGCCGTAAAATTGGACATACCTTAGGATTTCCCACAACTAATCTGATTCCAGAAAAGAATAAACTCTTACCTCCAAGCGGAGTGTATGCTTCTATAACAACAGTGAACGGCAGAAAATATCCGGGAGTTACCAACATTGGTTTTAACCCAACGGTTGGTAAGACACCGGAGAAGAGAGTGGAGACCTTTATCTTTGATTTTAATTCGGATTTGTATGATACTTTCATTGAGGTAGCATTATACGCAAGAGAAAGAGGAGAAGTGAAATATCAAACTCTGGATGAATTAAGAGCTCAGATGAAAAAAGATATTGTCTATGGAAGGGATTATTTTGAGAAACATCCCTACTAA
- the truB gene encoding tRNA pseudouridine(55) synthase TruB — protein MINGIINVYKEKGFTSHDVVAKLRGILKQKKIGHTGTLDPDAEGVLPVCLGNGTKLCDMLTDKDKTYEAVLLLGVTTDTQDITGKVLETSKVTVVREEIESAIMSFVGDYEQLPPMYSAIKVGGKRLYELARAGKEVERETRKVRIHNIRILEFDDENHEIRIAVHCSKGTYIRTLCHDIGIKLTCGGCMKELLRTKAGQFTIDDSITLQKIQDLQEKELLSDYIVMVDQMFLDYKKVVIAKEYTKYLYNGNSFDIKHLMEGAEYPVVDTIETSSYVRVYDWQHQFTGIYEYVGKGVFKPVKMFL, from the coding sequence TTGATTAACGGAATTATTAATGTATATAAAGAAAAGGGATTTACCTCCCATGATGTGGTTGCAAAATTAAGAGGAATCTTAAAACAAAAAAAGATAGGACATACCGGGACTCTAGACCCGGATGCGGAAGGAGTTCTACCGGTTTGTTTAGGTAATGGCACCAAACTGTGTGATATGCTGACGGATAAAGACAAAACCTATGAGGCGGTACTCTTGTTGGGCGTAACTACAGACACGCAGGATATTACCGGTAAAGTGTTAGAGACCTCTAAAGTTACAGTGGTCAGGGAAGAAATCGAATCAGCTATTATGAGTTTTGTAGGTGACTATGAGCAACTCCCTCCCATGTATTCAGCAATAAAAGTTGGCGGAAAAAGACTTTACGAATTAGCCAGGGCCGGCAAAGAAGTAGAACGGGAAACCAGAAAAGTAAGGATACATAATATCCGTATACTTGAGTTTGATGATGAAAATCATGAAATCCGCATTGCTGTTCATTGTTCTAAAGGAACTTACATTAGAACTCTATGCCATGATATAGGTATAAAACTTACCTGTGGCGGCTGTATGAAAGAACTTTTACGTACAAAGGCCGGACAATTTACAATAGATGATAGTATAACACTTCAGAAAATACAGGACTTACAGGAGAAGGAGCTGCTGTCAGATTATATTGTAATGGTTGACCAGATGTTTTTAGATTATAAGAAGGTTGTAATAGCTAAAGAGTATACTAAATATCTATACAATGGTAACTCCTTTGATATAAAACATCTAATGGAGGGAGCCGAATATCCGGTGGTTGATACTATAGAAACATCTTCTTATGTAAGGGTATACGATTGGCAGCATCAATTCACTGGTATCTATGAATATGTTGGAAAGGGTGTTTTTAAACCCGTTAAAATGTTTTTATAG
- a CDS encoding DHH family phosphoesterase: MNLLQELKEAKSVGIAGHIRPDGDCAGSSLALYHYLRQALPEEVIIDLYLEPISDKFYITDDVSKIKQNNEENLNYDVFIALDSGSLDRLGFAAKYFEKAEKTINIDHHISNTRFAKVNHVLDDASSTCEVLYDLFEEVKIDAVTAKALYLGIIHDTGVFKHSNTTEKTMKIAGKLITKGIPFSEMIDDTFYRKNYRQNQILGRCLLESILLLQGKCIVSSVSKRMIEFYDAVTADLDGIIDQLRITEGVEVAILIYESDFHEHKVSMRSNGIVDVSKIATYFGGGGHIKAAGCTMRGTLHDVVNNLTPHIEHQLKHNTSE; encoded by the coding sequence ATGAATTTATTACAAGAATTAAAAGAGGCTAAAAGCGTTGGTATTGCAGGACATATCAGACCGGATGGCGACTGTGCCGGCTCTAGCCTTGCCCTATACCATTATTTAAGACAGGCCTTACCCGAAGAAGTGATAATCGATTTGTATCTGGAACCAATTTCAGATAAGTTTTATATTACAGATGATGTTTCAAAAATTAAGCAGAATAATGAAGAAAATCTAAATTACGATGTGTTTATTGCTTTAGACAGCGGAAGTCTTGACCGGCTTGGTTTTGCAGCAAAATATTTTGAAAAGGCTGAAAAGACTATAAATATAGATCATCATATTAGCAATACCAGATTTGCTAAAGTAAATCATGTTTTGGATGACGCAAGTTCTACTTGTGAAGTGTTATATGATTTGTTTGAAGAGGTAAAAATTGATGCAGTTACAGCGAAAGCATTATATTTGGGTATCATACATGATACCGGAGTTTTCAAACATTCCAATACCACAGAAAAGACGATGAAGATAGCAGGCAAGCTTATAACAAAGGGAATCCCTTTTTCAGAAATGATTGATGATACTTTTTATCGAAAGAATTACCGTCAGAATCAGATACTTGGAAGGTGTTTGTTGGAAAGTATCCTTTTATTACAAGGAAAATGTATTGTATCTTCTGTCAGTAAAAGAATGATAGAATTTTACGATGCTGTTACTGCTGATTTAGATGGTATCATTGACCAGCTAAGGATTACGGAGGGTGTAGAAGTTGCTATACTAATCTATGAGTCCGATTTCCATGAGCATAAGGTGAGCATGAGATCAAATGGCATTGTGGATGTTAGTAAGATTGCTACTTACTTTGGGGGAGGAGGTCATATTAAGGCAGCCGGTTGTACGATGCGGGGAACCTTGCATGATGTAGTCAATAATCTGACACCACATATAGAACATCAGTTAAAACACAATACAAGTGAATAG
- the rbfA gene encoding 30S ribosome-binding factor RbfA: MRKNSIKNTRINGEVQRELSMLINREIKDPRINPLTSVVAVEVAPDLKHAKVYISVLGDEESQKNTLAGLRSAAPFMRGQLAKSINLRNTPELTFIMDQSIEYGVNMSKLIHDVNKDLSNNEELKEDSE; encoded by the coding sequence ATGAGAAAAAACAGCATTAAAAACACAAGAATCAATGGTGAAGTTCAAAGAGAATTAAGCATGTTAATTAACAGAGAAATTAAGGATCCAAGAATAAATCCATTGACCTCCGTTGTAGCCGTAGAGGTAGCACCGGACTTAAAACATGCGAAAGTATATATCAGTGTACTAGGAGATGAAGAATCTCAGAAAAACACATTGGCTGGATTGAGAAGTGCAGCACCTTTTATGAGAGGACAACTTGCGAAAAGCATTAATCTTAGAAATACACCGGAATTAACCTTCATAATGGATCAGTCTATTGAATACGGTGTAAATATGTCAAAATTAATTCATGATGTGAATAAAGATTTATCCAACAATGAAGAGCTTAAAGAGGATAGTGAATAA